CAGGATAAGTTAAAAAAACCGAAATATTGGTAAGTTTATTTTTTGTTTTTAGAATAAATGATGGGCTGATTTTTAATTTTTTCAGCTCGGCGATTATTAAATTGCCAAAACAGTCCTCGCCAACCTGACCGCACCAGGCAACTTTCAACCCTTGATTGGCAAAGGTCGCGGCCGTATTTGTTCCGCCGCCGCCAGAACTCAAAAAAATATCTTCCACCTCAATTTTTGAACCCAAATCTAAGCAAATGCCCTGTTTTGCGGTAAGGGTTTTATTAAAAACCGGTAAAAATTTTTTTGATTTCAGATAAATGTCCTGAGCCGCCGACCCGAAGGTAATTACATCAAACATTGAAATAAATTATTTTGCTAAACTTAAAATTGTTTTAATAACAGTGTCCGGGTTTAAAGAAATTGATTCTATCCCCTCTTTGACTAAAAATTCGGCAAACTCCGGAAAATCACTCGGCGCCTGACCGCAAATACCGGCATATTTTTTCTTTTGGCGACAGAGTTTAATCACTTTTTTAATCATTTCTTTTACCGCCTCATTCCTTTCATCGCCGATATAAGCAATTTTTGCGTTGTCTCTGTCTACTCCCAAAATTAATTGAGTTAAATCATTTGAACCAATTGATATACCATCAAAAATCTTCAAAAACTCTTCTGCTAAAATAACATTGGAAGGAACTTCACACATAACATAAGTTTTTAATTCTTTTTTGACAAGGCCGAATTTTTCCATTAATTCTAACACTTTTTCTCCTTCTTCCACCGTCCGGCAAAAAGGCACCATTACTGAAATATTTTTCAATCCGAAAACCTCTCTAACTCTTTTTATTGCCTGGCATTCCATTTCAAAAGCCGGCTGAAACTCTTTGTCTAAATAACGGCAAGCCCCTCGGAAACCCAACATCGGATTTTCTTCTTCTTTTTCAAATAATTGGCCGCCAACCAGGTTTTCATATTCGTTTGATTTAAAATCGGAAAATCTGACGATTACTTCTTTGGGCCAAAAGGCAGCGGCAATTTTAGCAATGCCTTCGGCCAACTCTTTGATAAAATGCTCTTTTTTGTCTTTGTGTTCAACTGTAATTTCTTCAATTCTTTTAACAATCTTTTTTACTTGCCCCGTAGTGAACCGAGCTTTGCCAGGTTCTACTGCTGTTCTCTTTGCCCGGATTTTTAATTTTTTATAATGATAAAGGGCCAAGGGATGAATTCTTATTTTTTCAGCCAAAATAAACTCAACCCTGGCCAACCCCACGCCGTCATTTGGCAAAAATGATGTTTTAAAAGCAATGTCAGGAGAACCGATATTTATCATTATTTTGGTAGTCAATTCTGGGATTTTTTTCAAATCGTATTTTTTTATTTTAAAGGAAATTTTCCCACCGAGAATTTTTCCATTTAATCCCTGGGTGCAATCAACCGTAACTTCTTGACCGTTTTTTAAAATTTCGGTTGCTTTCTGAGTCCCGACAATGCAGGGAATTCCAAGCTCCCGGCTTACTATGGCCGCATGGGCTGTTTTTCCGCCCTCATTAGTGACAATGGCTGAGGCAATTCTCATTGCCGGCAGCCAATCCGGGTCGGTCATTTTTGTTACCAAAACCTCTCCTTTTTGAAATTGGTCTATTTTAGAAACATCGCCAATGATTCTTACTTTTCCCTGGCCGATTTTATTTCCAACGGCAATTCCGGTTAAAATTGGCGGTTTTTTTGTTTTTAATTGATACTCTTCATAAAACTTAATTTCTTGGGGTGTATGGACCGTCTCAGGCCTTGATTGAACAATAAAAAGCTCGCCTGTTTTTCCATCTTTTGCCCACTCAATGTCCTGGGGAATTTTGTAATGGCTTTCTATTTGACAAGCCCATTTAGCCAAAGTTAAAATTTCTTCATCAGTTAGGGAAAATCTTAATTGGTCTTTTTTAGAAACAGCTACTTCTACAATTCCTTGATTTTTGGCATTCACCCTGTTAAATTGTTCGCTTTTAGCGAACACCTCGCTTCGCGAGGATTTAACAGGGTAAATATATTTTTTTGTCTTTCTTCCCAAATTTTTAAGAATTATTGATTTAAAGCCTTGTTTCAGGGTTGGCTTGAAAACATAAAATTCATCAGGCGTAACCATTCCTTTGACAATCATTTCCCCCACTCCAAAAATTGAATTGATTAAAACAACATTTTTAAATCCTGTCTCAGTATCTATGGTAAAGAGCACGCCCGAAGACGCCAAATCCGACCTGACCATTTTTTGAACGCAGATTGATAAAGCAAATTCCAAATGAGAAATTTTTTTCTCTTCCCGAT
This DNA window, taken from Candidatus Nealsonbacteria bacterium, encodes the following:
- the ppsA gene encoding phosphoenolpyruvate synthase, with the protein product MNKKQKFILWFKEISAKDVPMVGGKNASLGEMFGKLKAKSEKRKINPINIPDGFALTTETYWHFLRENTIDEKLKEIFKKFDPESIKNLQETGKAARNLILNGKFSGDLKREIFRAYQKLSEKYGQRNINVAVRSSGVAEDSPKDSFAGQFETFLNVSGKENLLRAIRKCLASSFNDRVIAYREEKKISHLEFALSICVQKMVRSDLASSGVLFTIDTETGFKNVVLINSIFGVGEMIVKGMVTPDEFYVFKPTLKQGFKSIILKNLGRKTKKYIYPVKSSRSEVFAKSEQFNRVNAKNQGIVEVAVSKKDQLRFSLTDEEILTLAKWACQIESHYKIPQDIEWAKDGKTGELFIVQSRPETVHTPQEIKFYEEYQLKTKKPPILTGIAVGNKIGQGKVRIIGDVSKIDQFQKGEVLVTKMTDPDWLPAMRIASAIVTNEGGKTAHAAIVSRELGIPCIVGTQKATEILKNGQEVTVDCTQGLNGKILGGKISFKIKKYDLKKIPELTTKIMINIGSPDIAFKTSFLPNDGVGLARVEFILAEKIRIHPLALYHYKKLKIRAKRTAVEPGKARFTTGQVKKIVKRIEEITVEHKDKKEHFIKELAEGIAKIAAAFWPKEVIVRFSDFKSNEYENLVGGQLFEKEEENPMLGFRGACRYLDKEFQPAFEMECQAIKRVREVFGLKNISVMVPFCRTVEEGEKVLELMEKFGLVKKELKTYVMCEVPSNVILAEEFLKIFDGISIGSNDLTQLILGVDRDNAKIAYIGDERNEAVKEMIKKVIKLCRQKKKYAGICGQAPSDFPEFAEFLVKEGIESISLNPDTVIKTILSLAK